The DNA region CGGGGGTGCCTTCAAGCGGTGTGGGGGCGGGCGGCGGGGCGCCGTTGGGGAAGCCCTGTCCGTTGGGATCGGGGAATCTGAAGGCAGGCAAACCGGCGTCACCCCAGAACTTCCGGGGGTCGATACCGCGCTTCTTGAAAGCGGAGTCGATGAACGGCTGCAGGATCTGTCCGGGAATCAGGTTGGACACCATCACCTTGAAGTACGGGCCGGACGCCACGGCCTCCGAGATCGCGCCGACGAACCGGTCGACAGTCGCCAGCGTCTGCGTGAGCTTGGCTCTGTTCTGCACGAGCGTCTCAGAGAGCGTGCGCAGTTGCACGAGAACGGCATTGATGTTCGGATTGTCGTCGATGACGCCCACGACCTGCGCGGACACTGCCGCGATGTTGCCGAGGAGGTTGTCGATGTCGGCGCGCCGAGCGTTGAATTTCGCCAGCAGTGCTTGCGCGTTGACCACCAGTTGATCGATGGTCTCGCTGCGGTCGCCCAGCACCATGGCGACCTGATCGGCGTTGGCCAGAAGCTGGTTGAGCTGGTCGTCGCGGCTGCCGATGGTGTCGGAGAACTCGGCGACTCCCCGCAGCGCCGCAGACAGTTCGGGCGCGCTCGTCGTGACCGTCTCCGACAGAACATTCAATGACTCACGAAGACTGGGGATGTCCCATCCCGCCGTGGACCGCGTCAGATCGTCGAACGCGTCGTAGATCTGATAGGGCGTCGTGCTCTGGTCGAGCGGCAGTGTCGCGTTGGGCTGCAGCCGAACGGATCCGTGCGGTTCGACCTCTAACGTCTTCCTGCCCAAGATGGTGTCGGTTCGAATGCTCAACCGGCTGTCGGTACCCACGACGGACCCGCCGAGGGTGAATCCGACGCGAACACGATCGCCGTCGACTTTGATCGCCTTCACCGATCCCACGTCCATGCCGTTGAGCCGCACCAGATCTCCGGGCTTGAGCCCCGCGCTCTCGCGAAACTGGCCGTAGTATTCGGGTGTCGCGAACAACATCGGCACGTTGGTGAGGCTCTGCCCGACGCCGGTCACCAGCGCGACGATCACGGCGCCCATGAATCCCGTCCGGACGAGCGCGCCCGATTCGATTGCTCTCATTTCGGCGCGCACCGACCAGAGGGCTGACTGAGCAGCTTGACGGTGCGGACCGGGCCGCCAGGCTGCAGGCCGTTCAGTTGGATGCTGGCGTCGCACAGGTAGAAGTTGAAAAAGTCTCCGTAGACTCCACCCGAGCGAGCCAATATCGCGAGCGCATCCGGCAGCTCGGTCAGCAGATCGGACAGCTGCGGATCCTGGTTGACCAGGGGTTGCTGCACGGTCTGGAGGCCAGCCACCGTGCGTTGCAGGACCGGCCGGTTGTCGGCGAGGAGATCGGCCAGCGTGCCTGCTGTGCGGCCGATGTCGGCGACTCCGTCGGCGATGGCATCACCGCGTTCGTTGAGCCCGACGATGAGGTTGCGCAGATCGACCACCGCCCCGTCGAGTTCCCGCTGATGCTTGGCCGTGGTCTGGAGAAGTATGTTGAGATTGGAGATCACCTCGCCGATGACCCGGTCTCGTTGTGCGAGCGTCTGAGTCAGCTGTCCCGCTTGTGTGAGGATGTTCTCGACCGTGCCGCCCTGGCCCTGGAAAACAGTGATCAGTGACTGCGCGATGGTGTTGACCTTCTCCGCGTCGAGGGATTTGAAGAGCGGTTCGAATCCTCCGATCAGAGCGTCGAGATCGAGTGCGGGCTCAGTCCGATCCACGGGGATGACACCGCCGGGCTCGAGTGGTGGCGCTGCGCCGTCGATGGCACCCGGTTCCAACTCGAGGAAGCGGTTGCCGATGAGGTCGGCGTAGCGGATGCGTGCGCGGGTGCTCTGGTCGAGGGGCAGCGATCGATCGACGCTGAACGTGACGACGATCGTGTGGCCGTCGGCGTCGAGGTGGACGCCGCCGACCTTGCCGACCTCTACGCCCGCTGCACGCACGAACTGTCCGGGCCGAATCCCGCTGGCGTTGGAGAACTTCGCCGCGTAGCCGTGGGTGCGGTCGAACCGTAGCTGACCGAACACCACGATGATCAGAGCGGTGAACGTCAACAAGATCAGTGAAGTGGCGCCGAGTTTGACGGCGATTCGACCGAACGTCATGGGTTCACCGTGTACTCGCCGACCTGGCGGCCCCAGACGTACTCGTTGAGCAGGGGCTGTCCCCATTCGAAATGGTTGTAGGGCGCCAGCGACGCTCCGGTGTCCATCACCAGCGCGGGTGCAGGCCACAGATCACGGGTGATCGACTGCCAGCAGCCCGGCGCCCCACCAGGGCCGCCGCGGGCGTTGGTCCGCGGGAGATTGTCGGGGTAGACATACGGTGCGGCGCCGCCCACCAGCTCGGTGGTCGTGACTGCTGCGTAGCCGTTGCCGCCCAACGCGGCAGACACTTTGGGCGCAACGTCGTGGTAGTTGCGGATGGTGCAGAACAACGCGGGGGAGTACTCGTCGAGAAGTTCTGCGGTCGGTGTGAGGTCGGCCAGCCCGCGCACGAGGTAGGGGGCGGCCCGCTCGATCGTGTCTGCGCCCGGTTCAGCGAAGCCCAGGGCGGCCAGCAACGCCTGGTCCAGGTTGTCGCGCTCGTCGTTCAGGGTGCGGACCGTGGTCAAGGCATCGCGGAGCCCGTCGAGAAGCGGTTGGGCGCTCCCCCGGTAGATGTCGGTGAGATCGGCGAGGCGATCGATGTTCTCGCGCACCCGTGGCATGCGCGGGTTGACTCTGTGCAGCACGTTGTTGGCCTCGACGAGCGATCGGCCGAAATCGTCCCCCAGGCCCGTCAGCGCGGTGGCCGTCGCCTTGAGAGTCATGTTGAGCTCGATGGGATCGATCTTCTCGGCGATATCGGTCACCGACTCGAACAGCGAATTGAACTCGGTGGTCACCGCTCCCTGCGCGACGTAGAGGACGTCGGTGGACGTCACCGGCCGAGCAGGAGTTGTTGGCGACCGGAATGCGACGTACTTGTTGCCGAACACCGTCGATGCGGTGATCGTCGTGTCGACGTTGACGGGAAGAACATCGAGATATCTCGGCGCGACGTCGACGAGGATGCGCGCGGCAGGGACGTCCCCGGTGACGACCTGCTGGACCTGCGTGACGCGCCCGATCACAACGCCATCCAGGGTGACTTTCGACCCGGGATCCAGAACCAGGCCCGCTCGCGGTGCGAGCACCGTCAACTGGACCGATGGCGTCAAGGCGCCACGAAACTGGAGGTAGACCAGCGTCACGAGTGCTATGACGGCTACCGCCAGCACCGCACCTGCGGGCTTGTAGGAACGTCGGATCCGTCCGGTACGCATCATGCGTGGCTGGACACGTGGAAACGACGACATGCGTCGGTTTTCGGAGCGAAGTGCATGGCCGGCCCCCAGGGTTGCGTGCTGGCTGTGGCGGCGACGATAACATACTTTTAGGTATAGGAGATCGCGTTTTGGACGCCGGTTTATTGACGCCCAGTGAAACATCGGCGGGTTCGTCGGACGCTCAAATCCGCTCGGCGCAGCGTGACTCGTATCCGCTCGGCCCTTTGATGCGCGTCGAGTTCGGGGTGTGCCATACGTTCATGTATGGATTCTGGGACAGCGACATCGACACACGTCTCGGAGACTTCGCGCTCCCGCGGGGGTGCAGCGAGGGTCTGGAATTCATGACCTCCACTCCGGCCGCGTCACGCAGGTGTCGTGGTGGCCCTGTCGAGCGGCATGCCGACGGTGGCGATCGTCATCGCACTGGTCACCGGTGCGGTGTTTGACGGAGTGTTCTGCTGAGCTGACCCGTCAGATTTGGCCGTGGCGCGGCGGGCGGGTGCCCGACAGCGTGTGACGGCCGATGTGCTGCAGCTTCCATCGGGTGGGGTCGTGCAGCGTGTGGGTTCGGGCGTCGCGCCAGTATCGCGACAGATTTCCTGACGCCGAGGCGCTGCGCGTCCCACCCAACTCGAAGAGGGCGCTCGACGCCTCCAGTGCGGCGCGCACCGCCGCGACCTTGGCCACCGCGACAGCCACTGACGCCGCGGCAGCCGACTCTTCGGTGAGGTCGGTGGTGGCGTTGTCCACCGCCCGTGCCGCATCGGCCAGCAACGCCTGCGCGCCCCGCACGGTCACCGTCAGCTCACCGGCCAGCGCGATCAGCGTCGGATCGTCTACCGCCGTGTCGACCGACGCCTCGAAGTGCGGCCGGGCCCGCTGGGCTTGACGCACCCCCGCGGCCAGCGCCCCGGTGGCGATGCCGACGTCGATGGCGCTGTGCAGCAGCTGCGCCCGCGCGCCGTAGGTGGTGGGGACCGTGAAGATCGGCGAGAATGCGACGACATGGTCGGCCGGGACGACCACATCCTCGAGCGTCACCGTGCCCGAGGCCGTCGTGCGCTGCCCCATACCGTCCCAGTCGTCGACGATCTCCAGTCCGTCCGCGTCGCGAGGCACGAACGCCACCGACTTGGGCGTGGCCGCCGTCGGTGCCCGACCGTCGTCGAGGGACGCCCGCACCACCACCCAGTCGGCGAACAGTGCGCCGGTCGAGTAGAACTTGCGGCCCGACAGCACGAAGTCGCCGTCCCGCCGGCGGGTCAACCTGGTGGTGTCGACGTCGATGCCGTGCGGGCCGAGTTCGGACTGCGCGTTGGCCAGCAGAGCGCCGTCGCGCACCAGGTCGAAGAAAAACCCCTGCTGAGCATCGGTACCCTGCAACCGCAGTGCTTCGAGGAACACGAAGTGCGAGTGCGGAATCTGTGCCAACGACGGGTCGGCGTGCGCGATCAACCGGAACACCTCAGCCAGCACCACGGCCAGCACATCGATGCCGCCGTGTGATTCCGGTACTGAAATAGCGAGCAGCCCAGAGTCTTTGAGGGCAACGACCTGATCGTGGGGCAGGTTGCGCTCGGCATCGCGGCGCGAGGCGCCGGCTTCGAACTCGGCCGACAACTTCGTCGCGATGTCGAGCACTTCGTGGGCGCTCGCCGGTGCGCTCATCGCGCAGCGCCGACGAAGGGGATCGATACCGTTGCCACGGATGGCTTTTCGGCAGTAAACAGACCGCGCTGACGCAGCAGCGGCACCACACCCTCGCCGAACCAGAACAACTCCTCCAGGTGTGGGTACCCGGAGAAGATGAACTCATCGATGCCGACGTCGGCGTACTCGGCGATGCGGTCGGCCACCTCGGTGTGCGTTCCCACCAGTGCGGTGCCGGCACCGCCGCGGACCAGCCCGACCCCGGCCCATAGGTTCGGTGCCACCTCCAATGATCGGGCATCATGCCAACTGCCGTCGCGCCGATGGGCCTCATGCAGGGCCAGCATCCGCCGCTGACCCTCGGATTCGCTGCGGCGCAGGCTGTTCTGCGCGTTGCGCACCGTGTCCTCGTCGAGGGCGGCGATCAGCCTGTCGGCCTGAGCCCACGCCTCGGCGGCGCTGTCGCGCGAGATCGTGTGCAGTCGGATGCCGAAGCGCACCTCGCGACCCTGCTCGGCGGCCAGCTTACGGATCCAGTCCACCTTGTCGCGCACCGCCTCGGGTGGCTCACCCCAGGTCAGGTACACATCGGCATGCCGGGCCGCCACAGGACCCGCGGCCGCCGAACTGCCCCCGAAGTACAACGGCGGCACCGGGTCCGGATGCGAGGGGATTGTGGCGTTCTCCACCTGGATGTGCTCGCCGTCGCGCGTCACGCTCTCCCCGGCCCACAACCGGCGGACCACGTCGAGGAACTCGTCGCACCGGGCGTAGCGCGCATCCTTGCCCAGATGGTCGCCGAACGCGCGCTGCTCGTGGGCCTCACCGCCGACCACGACGTTGAGCAGGATGCGGCCCGGGGCGTGCCGGGCGAACGTCGCGGCCATCTGCGCCGACAACGTGGGGCTGACCAGACCCGGGCGGAACGCGACCAGAAACGCCAACGACGTCGTCTCCCGCGCCAGCAGAGCCGCGGTGATGAACGCGTCCTCGCACCAGGCGCCCGTCGGTATCAGAGCCCCGGTGAAGCCGAAGCTCTCAGCGGCGCGAACGATCGAGGCCAGATAGTCGATCGAGGCGTCACGGTCGCCGCTGGCCGCACCGGCGGGCTGGCCGTGACCGCCGCCGACGATCAACCGGCTGTCGCCGTAGGTGGGCAGGAACCAATGCAAGCGGATTCCCATGTCAGCGCCCGCCCGCCGGTGACGAAGGCACCGTCGCCGGGCGGTCGATGATCGTCGACCCGCGCGCACCGACTCGGTAGGTGGCTCCGCGGTGCTCGTCGGCGAGTCGGTCGCCTCGACCCAACAGCTTGTGGCGCAACGTTCCCGGTGTGTAGTCGGACTGGTAGGCGCCGCGCTCGAGCAGGACCGGAACCACATGGTCGATGAAATCGGCGAACGATCCCGGTGTGACGGCGTAGGCCAGGTTGAAGCCGTCGAC from Mycobacterium sp. SMC-4 includes:
- a CDS encoding MCE family protein; translated protein: MMRTGRIRRSYKPAGAVLAVAVIALVTLVYLQFRGALTPSVQLTVLAPRAGLVLDPGSKVTLDGVVIGRVTQVQQVVTGDVPAARILVDVAPRYLDVLPVNVDTTITASTVFGNKYVAFRSPTTPARPVTSTDVLYVAQGAVTTEFNSLFESVTDIAEKIDPIELNMTLKATATALTGLGDDFGRSLVEANNVLHRVNPRMPRVRENIDRLADLTDIYRGSAQPLLDGLRDALTTVRTLNDERDNLDQALLAALGFAEPGADTIERAAPYLVRGLADLTPTAELLDEYSPALFCTIRNYHDVAPKVSAALGGNGYAAVTTTELVGGAAPYVYPDNLPRTNARGGPGGAPGCWQSITRDLWPAPALVMDTGASLAPYNHFEWGQPLLNEYVWGRQVGEYTVNP
- a CDS encoding MCE family protein — protein: MRAIESGALVRTGFMGAVIVALVTGVGQSLTNVPMLFATPEYYGQFRESAGLKPGDLVRLNGMDVGSVKAIKVDGDRVRVGFTLGGSVVGTDSRLSIRTDTILGRKTLEVEPHGSVRLQPNATLPLDQSTTPYQIYDAFDDLTRSTAGWDIPSLRESLNVLSETVTTSAPELSAALRGVAEFSDTIGSRDDQLNQLLANADQVAMVLGDRSETIDQLVVNAQALLAKFNARRADIDNLLGNIAAVSAQVVGVIDDNPNINAVLVQLRTLSETLVQNRAKLTQTLATVDRFVGAISEAVASGPYFKVMVSNLIPGQILQPFIDSAFKKRGIDPRKFWGDAGLPAFRFPDPNGQGFPNGAPPPAPTPLEGTPEFPGPAVEKGSPCSYKPASGEMPTADDPLACSRETLGPFGDNPYGPNYGPPRVAVSPPQPQAPLLPGIPAAAIPGSPPPPVPGTPVPLPPAPPGARTVPVPPVPIENGR
- a CDS encoding SfnB family sulfur acquisition oxidoreductase, encoding MSAPASAHEVLDIATKLSAEFEAGASRRDAERNLPHDQVVALKDSGLLAISVPESHGGIDVLAVVLAEVFRLIAHADPSLAQIPHSHFVFLEALRLQGTDAQQGFFFDLVRDGALLANAQSELGPHGIDVDTTRLTRRRDGDFVLSGRKFYSTGALFADWVVVRASLDDGRAPTAATPKSVAFVPRDADGLEIVDDWDGMGQRTTASGTVTLEDVVVPADHVVAFSPIFTVPTTYGARAQLLHSAIDVGIATGALAAGVRQAQRARPHFEASVDTAVDDPTLIALAGELTVTVRGAQALLADAARAVDNATTDLTEESAAAASVAVAVAKVAAVRAALEASSALFELGGTRSASASGNLSRYWRDARTHTLHDPTRWKLQHIGRHTLSGTRPPRHGQI
- a CDS encoding LLM class flavin-dependent oxidoreductase gives rise to the protein MGIRLHWFLPTYGDSRLIVGGGHGQPAGAASGDRDASIDYLASIVRAAESFGFTGALIPTGAWCEDAFITAALLARETTSLAFLVAFRPGLVSPTLSAQMAATFARHAPGRILLNVVVGGEAHEQRAFGDHLGKDARYARCDEFLDVVRRLWAGESVTRDGEHIQVENATIPSHPDPVPPLYFGGSSAAAGPVAARHADVYLTWGEPPEAVRDKVDWIRKLAAEQGREVRFGIRLHTISRDSAAEAWAQADRLIAALDEDTVRNAQNSLRRSESEGQRRMLALHEAHRRDGSWHDARSLEVAPNLWAGVGLVRGGAGTALVGTHTEVADRIAEYADVGIDEFIFSGYPHLEELFWFGEGVVPLLRQRGLFTAEKPSVATVSIPFVGAAR
- a CDS encoding MCE family protein gives rise to the protein MTFGRIAVKLGATSLILLTFTALIIVVFGQLRFDRTHGYAAKFSNASGIRPGQFVRAAGVEVGKVGGVHLDADGHTIVVTFSVDRSLPLDQSTRARIRYADLIGNRFLELEPGAIDGAAPPLEPGGVIPVDRTEPALDLDALIGGFEPLFKSLDAEKVNTIAQSLITVFQGQGGTVENILTQAGQLTQTLAQRDRVIGEVISNLNILLQTTAKHQRELDGAVVDLRNLIVGLNERGDAIADGVADIGRTAGTLADLLADNRPVLQRTVAGLQTVQQPLVNQDPQLSDLLTELPDALAILARSGGVYGDFFNFYLCDASIQLNGLQPGGPVRTVKLLSQPSGRCAPK